One Argentina anserina chromosome 6, drPotAnse1.1, whole genome shotgun sequence genomic window, TTTTAgcaaacaaatacaaatctTTTACGGGTAatttattctttttatttgTGCACCCTTAAGGGGGTGTATTCAATCtggattttaaaaaaatttgccTGACTTTTTATATTCCATAAATTGTGCAGACTCTATGGATTGTTTTGATTCTATATAGTTTTCCACAGAATAATGCATTCTATTAGCAAGATTTGTTTAGATTTTGAtagattcttttgctttgtaTTTTAAGACCCTACAACAATGTCGATATAAATGATCAAGTATGAGTGCAAGTCATCATCAAGTATGAGTGCCAATGTAAATGATCAGAACCTACCTTCCAATATCGGTGTATTGTGAATATGTCTTCAAAATAGTAATTAGATCACTAGTTTGAGAAGATGGTTTTTATATCTTCATATCTATAGTGCCATTTCCTGAATTGTAATTCCTTGGTGAAATAACAGTATGATATTGTGCCTACACATCTCATTTTTCCCAGATTCCACCATGGTTTCTCAAAACAATAGAAATCACATGGATATGATTAGAGGTATAAAGAACTTGTAGAACGTACTCTTGAAGATAGAGACTCGAAGAATTGCGATACCCATATAAATAGATAAAGAACATAATATGAGACATATTTATTACATGATTATGTAcatactttaaaattttggtaTTCCAACTAGACTCATGGATTTACATGTTTGAAAAATCAAAGTTGTGAACCTATTTACAATTCTCATTCTAACCAAAGTTGGTTCTGATTGGTCAAAATAATGGTCAGATATAATATATTACATTCCCTCAAATGGTTAAACTGCTGTTGAGATGTACTGGCACTGCATCTGACATTTACTGCATATCTTAGCATCATATGAATCATAGTGAATAACCACAAAACATCAACTgataaagacaaaaaaaagagagtgATGCATACAACTAATAAAGAAAAGGCATAGATAAGTCATATAAGACAACTTATCTCTCTAACGAGTGTTTTCAAATGGTGCATAATGCTGGAGCAAAAATCCATCTTGAAGGTGAAAAATAAGCACGCAAAAATCCATCTTTAAGGTGAAAATAAGAACCATGatgatcaaataaacataaGTTGCCCATATATATTAATAGCAGGCAGAGAATACAATCTTGAATATCTTAACATATAAATGTTCTCCTCCAAGCACAATGTAACATCTAATAACAATAACCTGTGATAAGTGCAATGAGAGTATGAGACCTTCTATTAACATAGTTTACATAGTTAAATGCTACATACCTATTCAAACTTGTAAATCTATACTTTTACTGCCTCTCTTTTTTCCAACTAATAATCCATACTTCAAGTTTTGTAGGCATCTATAACGAAACAATGAGAATATATCAGAGATTCAGAGTAATCAGACATAGCAAGTACCTGGCCTAAAATAacttttttcttatctttctaCAGCATCCAACACAAACATGTACTGAAAAAGTGAGGTCTAACACAAACATGATTCAGAAGAATCCAAAAGGTTTTAGTTGAATCTATTGTGTATTGGGAGGTCATTGTTGACAAACCATTTGGTAATCAATGAAACCATACTACAAGAGAGACTAACTCATCAAGTTGCTTACAAATGAattcacaagaaacacaaaaagaaacaccaaaataaaaattaagttCAATGTGCATTGTTCCCATGTAGTGGTAAAGTAAGATCAAATAATGTTGATCTTGCTAACTTACAATAAGTAGTACCAGAACCAAGTTCATGATCACGGTCTTCACAACTAAGTTTGATAATTAAATCAGTTGCTAATCCTTTCACTCTTGACAACAGAACAACATTGTACATGAATTGCCATACCCAGATCACGCCAACAGAAATAAATGATCACAAGACCCAATATTCTACAAATCATAGTCTCTATCAGTCAAATCCCTAATACCCATAACACAATTGATCTTCAATGttcatcaaaatcaaagaatAAATTAAAGAACCTAATCCTGAGAAGTTATATATGCAATCATACAAAGAGGAAGAGCTTACCGTGTTGAAGATCTAAAGAGCTTTGGCGGCTTGACTAATATTGGGGCATGCTCAAATTGAGGTTGAACCCAGAGTGAGAAGAACGAGAACGAGCTCGAGCTTGAGCTCTGAGAAGAATGGATGCGCGATGAAGGGGTTGTCGGTCTCCAATAGATTTCCTTGTAATTTTCTGGTGTTTGGAAGGCTACCCATTGTCATTTTGAAAATATCATTTATTCGTAGAAACCTTCGTGTTTTTGCTGACTTATGCTTATTTTTGAGAGGAGGGAAAAACTAACTTTTGCTTATTGCTTCAAAATGCCTTTCACTTATAAGAAAAGGAGCTCACGTGgtgtttaccaaacacttgtTTTGCCTTAACCAGGGCCGGCCCAAAGTGATCGAGGACCCTGTGCGAAATGCAAATTAGACCCGTATAAATGAATGAGGGAATGAGTTAATAAAggggaaaaaaggaaaaaaaaacacaaactcgTATCAAACCCTCAACCTCGTTGCCGTTCTAATTATAAAAGCTAGCATGTAGCCAATCCACCAACCACTTTGCTTGGTTATAAATGGATCATGCTTAGTCAGTGGCAGATTCAGAAAATTTTGCTAGCCAGGgccaaaaaaattatttgtcATCAGAAAATATAATCCGCTCtaattcaaaaaagaaaaatatagtaGAACTTTTCAATCAACAACGAAACGGTATATCTCTATGGCGCGATTTCACATTTTGAAAACACCACATTAGTACATTATAACATTTATTCTCATTATCACATGCATCGAATTTGCATTATAatgaaacattcaaataactaacgaaaatatatgaaaaaaaatatcaaaagtTTAAACATAAGAATGATAAAATTGATATTAATAAGAGAATTGAATCAAGCATTACTTGATTGAAGTAAACCTATGTTAAGTTTGGGGCCATATGggatatttatttaattattggtGTTTGGTGTTTTGTGTTTTCTAAAGGGGTTTGGGATGAGAGAGACACAGAAGGTAGCCATTAGTCAAGATACAGAGTTAAAGAAAGTagcgtcttttttttttgtttttttttgtttagtttgtaaaacgacgtcgttctACCTCTATTTAATGATTAAAAAGACTTGTTTTGGGCTGAAACGAAAAAGAAACCGACGTGTTTGCCGCTGCAACTGTCTTCTTCACCGGAATCTGCCATTTTCAAACCGCTTTCCTCCAGAAAACTCCATACTCCACGCctttaaactctaaacccagCCTAGGAAACTGCCTAGACTCGCCTACAcgtggatccgccactgtgCTTAGTATATGTCAAATACCTTATTTCtactgaaaaaaataaaaaaaaaatctgcacCTCCTTGACCGCCCCAGGGCCGGCACTGGCCTTAACTTATGAGAAAAGCAGCTAATAAGCTGCACCAAACGCGCACATTAATATCTCTGGAAAACAATGCAATGATCTAAATTGACTAATGCAAAGATGTAGAAACTTGAAATTCTTTTTGGTCTGAGAAAATCACAAAAGGGTGTGGGCCGAGTATGTTGGGCTCTTCTCAGTAATCGGGGGCCCAGGTTGGTACCCGTCTGGTTGTTTTTCGCACAAAACCTTCCAAGAACGTCGAAGAGTTAAAAGAGTCAAAATGGGGGGAGGTGGAGGAAACAAGAAAGTACTGGTGAGTTTCGCGGTTTTGATGTTTCTGGGGATCGCTGTCTACTTCAGGCTTTGGTCCATCGATTACAGAGTTTCTTCTGATGAAACCGAGCTCATCAGGTTTCTTTTCTTCCCATCTTATCTCTCTGCCTGCttctatttttgttttcaattgtttATGTTTCTGCCGATTCtgtgaatgaatgaatgaatacCGTTTCTTATATGAGTATAGTTTGAGCCTATCTTTAAacccatttccattttatagTATTTTGAGGAATGAAACTCGATATAAGAGTGGAAGTGGAGAAATGACCCTAAAAATCCTAACTTTCTGGACTGGCTCATATGTTTATGATTTGTACTATATGATTTTGATCTTGCCAGTAGGTTGTAAATTTCTAAACAGTAATGATGCTTCCATGGAATAAAATGGGATTCTCGCGGTCTCACCCCTGGTTTTGGTTCGTGTTTTGTTATTAATGTTTATGGTGTCATGGATTTCATGATACATCGAATTTTGCTATTGTTTACTGGGTTTGAAGTGATTGTTACTCATTAGTTGtatttttttctcctcaaAATCTTGTAGACGACAGTTTGACCTTGCTAATAGAGAAGCAATGGATGAATCTGCCGAGTGGAGGCTGAAATATGATGTAGAAGCAGAAAGGTCTACCAGGTGTATTAATGAACTCAAACAGGTCTGCAGACATAAGCCATATGTATCGTCCCCTTCGCTTTAAAGTTCCTTTTCATATTAGCGCCAATCAGAGCTATAATTCTCTGTAGCATCTATTGTATATTGCACTAATTTGATTCAGCTAAAACATACTGTGAGACTATGAGTTCGACAATCAATTCTTAGCTGAACATTCAATCTGTTAATGCTTAGAACAGTGAGCTGAAAACCCCGAAGGATAATAAACTGTATACTAACCCAAAATTGATAAAACACATCATCATCAGTTTCTTcagaaaaacacacacacaatcaGAAACTAGAATTTGGTTtctgttattttattttctatgtgattGTGGTTTCTGGCCAACAATTGTAGAAGTCATTTGGGCCAATCTCTGGAAGCGCATTCttgaattaataaattatttagtCTAACTAACTGAACTTCGAGTACATTATTAGCATTTTCTATTCTCTTTGGTGCACTATGGTAAAAGTGCTGGTTTGAAATCGAGTCTTGTAGTTAGCTTTCATATGCACTACTCCTCTCACCTGCCAACAACAATAATTTTGTAGCACATATTTGGTGTAGCCACCAGTGAAATGATTTCTTCAAGGATCTCTTCGTATGTTATGTACAATAGAGTTATATGCATTGATAACGTCACTTTTATCTATCTAAATACTTGGGTCTTTAGCTGTAGAGGGTGAGTGGGTATACATTATATGATTTTATTATGCAGGTATTATAAAAGCAACAATTTTTATGTAAAAACTGGGTGGTATCGTCCTTCAATTCTTCCTTCCCCCTCATGCGATAAATTGATTTATTGATATATTCAGTGCATGTCTTCTCTTTGAGGACTGATTTAATAATATTTGTCTTTTTGACAGTTAAGGGGATCTATTGAAGATGATGGAAATGCTGCTAATAACAATCATAAATTGATGATGCTACAAAAGGtgaccttttcttttttcctcagAACTTTAATCTTCTAAGTTTTTCCTCTAGCACATTCTTAATATAGATCCGGTTTTTGAAGCTTCTTGTCTAGGATGAATCAGATACGCTTGTAAGTATTATCACAATCTTTTGTGTTACAAACATCTTCTACCATACCCTAAATGAAACCATTGTGCTAACTGCACACTATGATACATTAAACTTTTATCGTCTTCTTCGACCTTGTTGGTTCTGATTATTACTTGTTTTAGAGTATTATAAGGTTTGCCTTAGAGCGAATCCTGTCCTATACTTACTTGGAAGTCCTTGATTTCCAGGAAAATTTTGCTTTGATTGAACGAATGGAAGCTTTGAAACAAGAACTTGAGGCTCAAAAGCTTAAGTGCAGCCTGCAATAGTTTCTGATTATGATCAATctcactctgtaatttttgtacacatccaaaataaaggtATATTTGAACTAGATGTTGGCATGGTGCCCGTTGCAGATCTCGATTCGTGA contains:
- the LOC126796807 gene encoding uncharacterized protein LOC126796807, with amino-acid sequence MGGGGGNKKVLVSFAVLMFLGIAVYFRLWSIDYRVSSDETELIRRQFDLANREAMDESAEWRLKYDVEAERSTRCINELKQLRGSIEDDGNAANNNHKLMMLQKENFALIERMEALKQELEAQKLKCSLQ